One window of the Halobacillus litoralis genome contains the following:
- the hemH gene encoding ferrochelatase gives MAKKQMGLLVMAYGTPYKEEDLERYYTHIRRGRKPSDEMLQDLRDRYDAIGGISPLARITEDQAEALKDTLNEKQEDIEFKVYLGLKHIEPFVEDAVAQMKEDGIEEAVTIVLAPHYSTYSVKSYNGRAKEEADKHGISLRSVESWYDAPGFIDFWKDVINAEYSKMDEAEKEKACLIVSAHSLPMKILEGGDPYPDQLKKTAQLISEATGISQYEIGWQSEGNTPDPWIGPDVQDLTSELYNEKGYRSFVYAPVGFVSDHLEVLYDNDYECKVVCEEVGANYYRPEMPNTNPKFIQTLADVVLDKVKE, from the coding sequence ATGGCGAAAAAACAAATGGGACTCCTTGTGATGGCATATGGCACACCTTACAAAGAAGAAGATCTGGAAAGGTACTATACTCACATCCGCAGAGGGCGTAAACCATCGGATGAAATGCTGCAGGATTTGCGTGATCGTTATGATGCTATCGGCGGTATTTCTCCACTAGCCAGAATTACAGAAGACCAGGCAGAAGCATTGAAAGATACACTGAATGAAAAGCAAGAGGACATTGAATTCAAAGTTTACCTTGGTTTGAAGCATATCGAGCCATTCGTGGAAGATGCAGTAGCTCAAATGAAGGAAGACGGAATTGAGGAAGCGGTAACGATCGTTCTTGCTCCCCATTACTCGACTTACAGTGTGAAATCCTATAATGGACGTGCGAAAGAAGAAGCGGACAAACATGGTATCTCGCTCCGTTCGGTTGAAAGCTGGTACGATGCTCCCGGTTTCATCGATTTCTGGAAAGATGTCATCAATGCAGAATATAGCAAAATGGATGAAGCAGAAAAAGAGAAAGCATGCTTGATTGTTTCTGCCCACAGCCTTCCTATGAAAATTTTGGAAGGTGGAGACCCTTACCCTGATCAGCTTAAAAAGACGGCTCAGCTCATTTCCGAGGCTACTGGCATATCACAATATGAAATCGGCTGGCAAAGTGAAGGGAATACCCCTGATCCCTGGATTGGACCGGATGTCCAGGACCTGACCAGTGAACTTTACAATGAGAAAGGTTACCGCAGCTTTGTTTACGCGCCGGTAGGTTTTGTTTCCGACCATTTAGAAGTCCTTTACGACAATGACTATGAATGTAAGGTCGTCTGTGAGGAAGTCGGAGCGAATTACTATCGACCAGAAATGCCGAACACAAACCCGAAATTCATCCAAACACTCGCCGATGTGGTTTTGGATAAAGTGAAAGAGTAG
- the hemE gene encoding uroporphyrinogen decarboxylase, with protein MNKIENDTILRAFRGEETEHTPVWFMRQAGRSQPEYRKLKEKYSLFEITHEPELCAYVTRLPVEQYGVDAAILYKDIMSPLPALGVDVEIKKGIGPVIHNPIRSRADIENLGTIDPETDVPYVLDTIRLLTKEQLTVPLIGFSGAPFTLASYMIEGGPSKNYNKTKSLMYSEPMTWFALMDKLADMVISYVKAQISAGAKAIQIFDSWVGSLNVEDYRTYIKPVMQRIFSELKEENVPLITFGVGARHLLHEWDDLPVDVIGLDWRTSITEARKSGITKPLQGNLDPSTLLADWDVIEERAKRILDEGKQHPAHIFNLGHGVTPDIQPETLKRLTSLIHDYSKKN; from the coding sequence ATGAACAAAATTGAGAACGATACGATACTCAGAGCTTTTCGAGGTGAGGAAACAGAGCATACACCCGTCTGGTTCATGCGTCAGGCTGGAAGGTCACAGCCGGAGTACCGCAAGCTGAAAGAGAAATATTCCTTATTTGAAATTACTCATGAACCTGAATTATGCGCATACGTCACACGTTTGCCTGTAGAACAATACGGTGTCGACGCAGCGATTTTGTACAAAGACATTATGTCACCACTGCCGGCACTCGGCGTGGATGTCGAAATTAAAAAAGGCATTGGACCTGTCATCCATAACCCGATTCGCTCAAGAGCGGATATTGAAAATCTAGGGACAATCGATCCGGAAACAGATGTTCCATATGTACTTGATACGATCCGGCTGCTTACAAAAGAGCAGTTGACTGTGCCGTTGATCGGTTTCAGTGGTGCGCCATTTACCCTGGCGAGCTATATGATCGAAGGGGGACCTTCGAAGAATTACAACAAGACGAAATCTCTCATGTACAGTGAACCAATGACCTGGTTTGCTCTGATGGATAAACTTGCGGACATGGTGATCAGCTATGTAAAAGCACAGATTTCGGCAGGGGCCAAGGCGATTCAAATATTCGACTCGTGGGTCGGATCATTGAATGTTGAAGATTATCGTACTTACATCAAACCGGTCATGCAGCGCATTTTTTCTGAATTGAAAGAAGAGAATGTTCCATTGATCACTTTTGGTGTAGGTGCTCGTCATTTGCTTCACGAATGGGATGATTTACCCGTAGATGTCATCGGTCTTGACTGGCGGACTTCCATTACAGAAGCGAGAAAATCCGGGATTACGAAGCCACTTCAGGGCAATCTTGATCCTTCCACTTTGTTAGCAGACTGGGATGTAATTGAAGAACGGGCAAAACGTATCCTTGATGAAGGAAAACAGCATCCAGCACATATTTTCAACCTTGGGCATGGTGTAACACCAGATATCCAGCCGGAAACTCTGAAGAGGTTGACCAGTCTAATTCATGATTATTCAAAAAAGAACTAA
- a CDS encoding transglycosylase domain-containing protein: protein MTDRKDARYLNIKELSKRLPPWTKRLKWPGIVIISLTLLALISFLVIIFGGRFVVDEEDLILDEMTTVETEEGEVIERIYTKNRKVVPISSIPEHVQDAFIAIEDGRFREHSGVDFKGIMRAVYKDIIAMKKVEGASTITQQLAKNLFLSNDKTWMRKTKEVMAAIYLERNYTKDEILELYLNRIYFGEGTYGIEAASQHYFQQSVDELSVAQGALLAAMPKAPNTYSPFENPEAAEQRRNIVLSRMYDVGSISAEVMKRMQGSTLAVERAEESADTWSNSYVDLVIDEAAEEYHISRDELKRGGYRIVVEMDPTIQRIAAEEMKNGEFVPGTKGPVEGAFTLMEHDSGALVAVVGGRDFKHGDFNRVKAQRPPASVIKPLAVYGPAMMSGEYDPFSLLSDEQQVFGKKDWKPSNHDDQYDGQVSMYQALIESKNVSAVWLLDKIGIDYAKDYLDKLGLTTDDKGLAIALGGLSEGYTPFQLAEAYGTFPQGGTKKDSYTIRQIFDRHDEVIHEHEVNETEVFDAQTSWYMTEMLRTTVEEGTAKAGTYNKALAGKTGTNQNLDVWFTGYTPQYAGALWMGYDRTGNEGAELEGSSVYPTRLMKSILTRIDQQKNLQTAFEKPEGVESLPEPVDLPVITNARGDLDLTGLALLRGTISWSAPKDERIVYRIFREEDGEDVKVGEVTGKGEFKVSAFSIFDQTKYYIVPYDPLTGKEGRPSNTVTLEWDL, encoded by the coding sequence GTGACGGACAGAAAGGATGCACGATACTTGAACATCAAAGAATTATCTAAACGGTTACCGCCCTGGACGAAACGTTTGAAATGGCCGGGTATTGTCATAATATCGCTCACTTTATTGGCTTTGATCAGCTTTTTGGTGATTATCTTTGGCGGGCGCTTTGTGGTGGATGAAGAAGATTTGATTTTAGATGAAATGACGACAGTTGAAACAGAAGAAGGAGAAGTCATCGAGAGGATCTACACGAAAAACCGGAAAGTCGTGCCGATCTCATCTATTCCGGAACACGTGCAAGATGCATTTATAGCTATTGAAGATGGGCGTTTCCGTGAGCATTCCGGTGTTGATTTCAAAGGGATCATGAGAGCAGTCTACAAGGATATCATCGCGATGAAAAAGGTTGAAGGTGCAAGTACGATCACCCAGCAGCTGGCGAAGAATTTGTTTTTGTCTAATGATAAAACGTGGATGAGGAAGACGAAAGAAGTCATGGCTGCGATCTATTTGGAGCGGAACTATACAAAAGATGAAATATTAGAGCTTTATCTCAATCGTATTTATTTCGGGGAAGGAACATATGGAATAGAGGCAGCTTCCCAGCACTATTTTCAACAATCTGTCGATGAATTGAGCGTGGCTCAGGGAGCTTTGCTTGCAGCCATGCCGAAAGCACCGAATACGTATTCTCCTTTTGAAAATCCAGAAGCGGCTGAACAAAGGAGGAATATCGTTTTATCTCGTATGTATGACGTGGGAAGCATTAGTGCTGAAGTGATGAAACGAATGCAGGGATCGACTCTTGCCGTGGAGCGGGCAGAGGAAAGCGCTGATACATGGTCTAACAGTTATGTGGATCTCGTTATTGATGAAGCCGCTGAGGAATATCATATTTCCCGGGACGAATTGAAGCGGGGAGGATACAGGATCGTTGTTGAAATGGATCCCACTATCCAGCGCATTGCCGCTGAAGAGATGAAAAACGGAGAGTTTGTTCCAGGAACAAAAGGGCCTGTCGAGGGAGCTTTTACGTTGATGGAACATGATTCTGGAGCGCTCGTTGCTGTTGTCGGCGGGCGGGATTTTAAGCATGGTGATTTCAACAGGGTCAAGGCTCAACGTCCACCGGCCTCTGTCATTAAACCGCTTGCCGTGTATGGACCAGCGATGATGAGCGGGGAGTATGATCCTTTTTCTTTGCTATCTGATGAACAGCAGGTGTTTGGTAAGAAAGATTGGAAACCATCGAATCATGACGATCAATATGACGGTCAAGTGTCGATGTATCAAGCTTTGATCGAGTCGAAAAATGTCTCTGCTGTTTGGCTGCTCGACAAAATAGGGATCGATTACGCAAAAGATTACCTGGATAAATTAGGGTTGACGACTGATGATAAAGGATTGGCGATAGCTCTTGGAGGGCTTTCAGAAGGCTACACCCCCTTTCAGCTGGCAGAGGCTTATGGTACATTTCCTCAAGGAGGAACAAAAAAAGACAGCTATACAATCCGTCAGATTTTTGACCGTCATGATGAGGTTATCCACGAGCATGAAGTCAACGAGACGGAAGTGTTCGATGCCCAAACCTCCTGGTATATGACAGAAATGCTCAGAACGACAGTCGAAGAAGGTACAGCAAAGGCGGGCACCTATAATAAAGCATTGGCAGGGAAAACAGGGACGAACCAAAACCTGGATGTCTGGTTTACAGGTTACACACCTCAATATGCTGGTGCGTTGTGGATGGGCTATGACCGCACTGGCAATGAAGGAGCGGAACTTGAAGGAAGCAGTGTTTATCCGACACGGTTGATGAAATCGATTTTGACACGGATCGATCAACAGAAGAATTTACAAACAGCTTTTGAGAAGCCAGAAGGAGTCGAAAGCCTCCCGGAACCGGTGGATCTCCCAGTGATCACTAACGCCCGTGGAGACTTGGATTTGACTGGACTCGCTTTGTTACGAGGGACGATCAGCTGGTCAGCACCAAAAGATGAACGCATCGTTTACCGTATTTTTAGAGAAGAAGACGGAGAAGATGTTAAAGTTGGCGAAGTTACGGGAAAAGGTGAATTTAAAGTAAGTGCTTTCAGTATTTTCGATCAGACGAAATATTATATTGTTCCATATGATCCGCTGACCGGTAAAGAAGGAAGACCTTCGAATACGGTGACTTTAGAATGGGACCTGTAA
- a CDS encoding antibiotic biosynthesis monooxygenase family protein, producing the protein MKVSMTNGTLNYLSKLKKQHPEASLFLLQDQDKTVAYYEGEDTSIFEEGREYETVDHVGTVQPQGYVVMNNIPVSDEGRPVFEDRFKNRAGNVENREGFQAIRILRPLKGNTYVVFTQWRNEQDFEDWKNSQSFEDAHKKSGPKHQKKPSFIDGDAYITKYQTIQLEE; encoded by the coding sequence ATGAAAGTATCGATGACGAATGGTACATTGAATTACTTATCAAAACTCAAGAAGCAGCATCCAGAAGCATCTCTGTTCTTACTGCAGGACCAGGACAAAACCGTCGCCTATTATGAGGGGGAAGATACCTCCATTTTTGAAGAAGGACGGGAGTACGAAACCGTAGACCACGTCGGCACAGTCCAGCCCCAAGGATATGTGGTTATGAACAATATCCCTGTCAGTGACGAAGGTCGTCCGGTTTTTGAAGATCGCTTCAAAAACCGCGCCGGAAACGTTGAAAACCGTGAAGGCTTCCAAGCGATCCGTATTTTACGTCCCTTGAAAGGCAACACCTACGTCGTCTTCACCCAATGGAGAAATGAGCAGGACTTTGAAGACTGGAAAAACTCTCAATCCTTCGAAGACGCTCACAAAAAATCCGGACCGAAACATCAGAAGAAGCCTTCTTTCATAGATGGAGACGCGTACATTACGAAGTACCAAACGATACAGCTAGAAGAATAG
- a CDS encoding thioredoxin family protein, whose translation MKKNMIIFASVLAVLIVVLIFVVNYQTSKKTADNPYGKDNLDPTTVEQLDNPDYQNQIQPDELEDQIQSGDPTTVYFYDPNCAHCQRVTPILVPIAEEFEVDMKKMNLEEFKDQWGKYGIEGTPTLVHYENGEEQARIAGEQSVTAYDDFFRSEVLDEAPDQEEE comes from the coding sequence ATGAAAAAGAATATGATCATATTCGCAAGCGTGCTTGCTGTACTTATTGTTGTACTAATTTTTGTTGTCAATTACCAGACCTCAAAAAAAACCGCAGATAATCCATACGGGAAAGACAATCTTGATCCAACGACCGTCGAGCAGTTGGACAACCCGGATTATCAGAATCAAATTCAACCAGATGAATTGGAAGACCAGATTCAGTCAGGTGATCCGACTACTGTTTATTTTTATGATCCGAACTGTGCCCATTGTCAAAGAGTCACACCAATCTTAGTCCCCATTGCAGAGGAATTCGAGGTCGATATGAAAAAAATGAATTTAGAGGAATTCAAAGATCAATGGGGCAAGTATGGAATAGAAGGAACACCGACACTTGTCCATTATGAAAACGGAGAAGAACAAGCCCGTATAGCTGGTGAACAATCTGTCACAGCTTATGATGATTTCTTTCGCAGTGAAGTGCTGGATGAGGCCCCTGACCAAGAAGAAGAATAG
- a CDS encoding disulfide oxidoreductase, producing the protein MKKNIESWLFLLWAISLVATAGSLFFSEVIGYEPCEMCWYQRILMYPLVIIYGTALLKKNMDIGLPGLILSGIGGMVSIYHYSVQKIPALSSGDACGLVPCNVQYINLFGFVTIPFLAGTAFIIIFIVHLMLFKKERK; encoded by the coding sequence ATGAAGAAGAATATTGAATCATGGCTGTTTCTGTTATGGGCAATATCGCTCGTAGCGACAGCTGGAAGTTTGTTTTTCTCTGAAGTGATCGGTTATGAACCGTGCGAAATGTGCTGGTATCAGAGAATATTGATGTATCCGCTTGTCATCATCTATGGTACCGCTCTATTGAAGAAGAACATGGATATCGGACTGCCAGGACTTATTTTAAGTGGAATCGGAGGGATGGTTTCTATCTATCATTACTCTGTCCAGAAAATTCCCGCTCTTTCATCGGGGGATGCTTGCGGACTCGTGCCTTGTAATGTCCAGTATATCAACTTATTCGGTTTTGTAACGATTCCGTTTTTGGCGGGAACAGCTTTCATTATCATTTTCATCGTTCATTTGATGTTATTTAAGAAAGAAAGGAAGTAA
- a CDS encoding response regulator, which translates to MIRVVVIDDHDVVRKGVITYLNTEDDLEVVGEASSGFDGAALVKEKQPDVVLMDLIMENGTGIEATEEIMKTETCKIIILTSYYDDEKVFPALEAGAFSYMLKTSSADEIADAIRKAARGENVIESKVATKMMSRFRQEKKPHEELTKRELEVLKCVGEGMTNQEISDSLFIGVKTVKTHVSNVLGKLGVQDRTQAAVYAHRNGLLKKL; encoded by the coding sequence ATGATAAGAGTGGTAGTCATTGATGACCATGATGTAGTTCGGAAAGGAGTCATCACTTATTTGAACACAGAAGATGACCTGGAAGTTGTCGGAGAAGCTTCCAGTGGCTTTGATGGAGCAGCGTTGGTAAAGGAAAAACAGCCGGATGTCGTTTTGATGGACTTGATTATGGAGAACGGTACAGGAATAGAAGCGACTGAAGAAATCATGAAGACAGAAACCTGTAAAATAATCATTTTAACTAGTTATTACGATGATGAAAAAGTGTTCCCTGCTCTCGAGGCAGGAGCCTTCAGCTATATGCTGAAAACATCTTCAGCTGATGAAATTGCTGATGCGATAAGAAAAGCAGCGCGGGGAGAGAATGTCATCGAATCAAAAGTAGCTACAAAGATGATGTCCCGCTTCCGCCAAGAGAAGAAGCCGCATGAAGAATTGACGAAGCGGGAGTTGGAAGTGCTGAAGTGCGTCGGTGAAGGGATGACAAATCAAGAGATCAGTGATTCTCTTTTCATCGGTGTCAAAACGGTGAAAACCCATGTTAGTAATGTTCTGGGCAAACTCGGTGTTCAAGACCGGACACAGGCTGCTGTTTATGCGCATCGGAACGGATTACTAAAAAAACTATGA
- a CDS encoding sensor histidine kinase encodes MLKQLNSIRYMYIRSHLYGLILNTFILAAIILSIYVWFQPAWLSAGAILLFIMLYLGIGFFMSIYAGFKSSGDLKQRMDYISSMITQLARGKFSAKIYFNENDEIAGLGDELNELGEKLQQQKEALLKLADEKGELARTAHKAATIEERQRLARDLHDAVSQQLFALTMMAQATEKVFEKNPSHAKEQLREITEMALQAQTEMRALLLHLRPVHLSGEPLTEGIASLVEELKKKCQIDFDLQMEEIHGLSRTIEEQLFRIMQEALSNILRHANATEVKVEVSRGGEEVFLHIADNGVGFNTEEKKGNKTSYGLKTMKERCEEIGGTYALRSRQGEGTHIDLRVPVQVSMKGEE; translated from the coding sequence ATGTTGAAACAGTTGAATAGTATTCGTTATATGTATATCCGCTCTCACTTATATGGATTGATATTGAATACTTTTATTTTAGCCGCCATCATACTATCTATATATGTATGGTTCCAACCGGCCTGGTTGAGCGCTGGAGCCATTCTCCTTTTCATCATGTTATATCTGGGGATAGGTTTTTTCATGTCGATTTATGCAGGGTTCAAATCCAGTGGTGATTTGAAGCAGCGGATGGATTATATCTCAAGTATGATTACCCAGCTGGCACGTGGTAAATTTTCTGCAAAGATTTATTTCAATGAAAATGATGAAATAGCTGGACTTGGTGATGAGTTGAATGAGTTGGGAGAAAAGCTGCAACAGCAAAAAGAGGCGCTCTTGAAATTGGCTGATGAAAAAGGGGAGCTTGCCCGAACCGCCCATAAAGCGGCGACAATCGAAGAAAGGCAGCGACTTGCACGAGACCTGCATGATGCCGTCAGTCAACAATTGTTCGCTTTGACAATGATGGCACAGGCAACAGAAAAAGTATTTGAAAAGAACCCGTCTCATGCAAAGGAGCAACTGCGGGAAATTACAGAAATGGCCCTGCAGGCCCAAACGGAAATGAGGGCACTGCTTCTTCATCTCCGACCTGTCCACCTTTCTGGAGAGCCTCTGACAGAAGGTATCGCCTCTCTGGTGGAAGAACTGAAGAAAAAATGTCAAATCGATTTTGATCTTCAGATGGAAGAAATTCATGGACTTTCCAGAACGATCGAGGAGCAACTATTCCGCATTATGCAAGAGGCGCTATCGAACATCCTGCGTCATGCTAATGCGACAGAAGTGAAAGTGGAGGTTTCCCGAGGAGGCGAAGAAGTGTTTTTACATATCGCTGACAATGGGGTTGGATTCAATACAGAAGAGAAAAAAGGAAATAAGACGTCCTATGGTTTGAAAACTATGAAGGAACGATGTGAAGAAATTGGTGGTACATACGCCTTACGTTCACGGCAGGGAGAAGGGACGCACATCGATCTTCGCGTGCCCGTGCAAGTGTCTATGAAGGGGGAAGAATAG
- the liaF gene encoding cell wall-active antibiotics response protein LiaF, giving the protein MRKKVFHIILAVLLVVVGVVLLLSNLNIISLEMKLSWVNIYPVIFIILGLKIWMDTILKQGGSWIFGSFLTIFGGLLFLDRLDVFGFSFSQVWQLWPLLFIYIGFSIFLGRSNKKYIFEYDSGTSHSRGRNKSKRMIVGDHSFNQDNWKVEPMNLWNGVGDYKFDFTRAFIPDEDTPIAVRGWVGDVKVIIPKHVPFRVEAVIKVGDIKVVGHNAEGVNRTLQYETDDYALATRRLTFQIDLGIGDIKVVQV; this is encoded by the coding sequence ATGAGAAAGAAAGTATTTCATATAATATTAGCCGTCCTATTAGTAGTCGTCGGGGTTGTTCTGCTTTTGTCGAATTTGAACATTATTTCCCTGGAAATGAAATTATCCTGGGTTAATATTTACCCTGTTATTTTTATTATTCTTGGCTTGAAAATCTGGATGGATACAATTTTAAAGCAGGGTGGCAGTTGGATTTTCGGTTCTTTTCTGACAATATTCGGCGGCCTGCTTTTCTTAGACAGGTTGGATGTATTCGGTTTCAGTTTCAGCCAAGTATGGCAGCTGTGGCCACTTCTCTTCATTTATATCGGTTTCAGTATTTTTCTTGGCAGGAGTAATAAGAAGTATATTTTTGAGTATGATTCAGGTACCTCCCACTCCCGAGGGCGTAACAAATCAAAAAGGATGATCGTCGGTGACCATTCCTTCAATCAGGATAATTGGAAGGTCGAACCGATGAATTTGTGGAATGGCGTCGGTGATTATAAATTCGACTTCACGCGCGCCTTCATTCCTGACGAGGATACACCAATCGCTGTCCGGGGTTGGGTGGGAGATGTGAAAGTCATCATTCCTAAGCATGTCCCATTTCGTGTGGAAGCTGTAATCAAAGTGGGAGACATTAAGGTAGTTGGTCACAATGCAGAAGGAGTGAATCGGACATTACAATATGAGACAGATGACTACGCCTTAGCCACACGTCGATTGACATTCCAGATCGATCTTGGTATCGGCGATATTAAAGTAGTTCAGGTGTGA
- a CDS encoding ferritin-like domain-containing protein, protein MDEKMKALIEGLNEDLAHEYAASIMYTYNAAVVTGLYRSVLKPFFESEVTDEQEHAVYLAEKISTLGGTPTTTPAEVKQLKEVRPMLEEAKEAERQTIKRYEERKTQAEELGLTELSVKLDDMIADETGHMEEIGRLLQDSRLQD, encoded by the coding sequence ATGGATGAAAAGATGAAAGCATTAATTGAAGGACTCAATGAAGACTTGGCGCATGAATATGCCGCTTCGATCATGTACACTTATAATGCAGCAGTCGTAACTGGTTTATATCGTTCAGTACTCAAACCCTTCTTCGAAAGTGAAGTAACGGATGAGCAGGAACATGCCGTTTACTTAGCGGAAAAAATCAGTACTCTAGGCGGTACACCGACGACAACCCCCGCTGAAGTGAAGCAGTTAAAAGAAGTAAGACCTATGCTGGAAGAAGCTAAGGAAGCTGAAAGACAAACGATTAAACGATATGAAGAACGAAAAACACAAGCAGAAGAACTGGGGCTGACTGAATTATCAGTAAAACTGGACGATATGATTGCAGATGAAACTGGCCATATGGAAGAAATCGGGCGCTTGTTACAAGATTCCCGCTTACAAGACTGA
- a CDS encoding M20 metallopeptidase family protein, which yields MWQDIFAAIDEQYEKMVETRRYLHQYPEVSFYEEKTSRFITDTYERLGIPYESHVGGNGVIATLEGGKPGRTVALRADFDALPIQEENTVSYASKNDGAMHACGHDGHTASLLGLAEALLPFQKELPGTVVFLHQHAEEYAPGGAKPIVESGALSHVDAVFGTHLWVNAPTGVIQTAKGPFMAGADRFEITIQGKGGHGAQPHQTKDAIVIASQLVTSLQQVVSRRIDPLKTAVVTVGTFEAGQTFNIIADSAKLTGTVRTFDPEVQTLIIDEMEKIIKGTCTGHDAEYDFLYEKGYPPVENHPEEAELILKDAHHADPSLRTEEIEPVMAGEDFAYYLLEKPGTFYFTGAQIPDHYYPHHHPKFDFDEKALPHAAKTLLQAFISYQEKHMNS from the coding sequence ATGTGGCAGGATATTTTTGCAGCAATTGATGAGCAGTACGAAAAGATGGTAGAAACCAGACGTTATTTACACCAATATCCGGAAGTTTCTTTTTATGAAGAAAAAACATCCCGTTTCATCACCGATACATATGAAAGGCTAGGCATCCCATACGAAAGCCACGTGGGAGGAAACGGCGTAATTGCTACTTTGGAAGGCGGCAAACCAGGTCGAACAGTAGCACTGAGAGCGGACTTTGATGCCTTGCCGATCCAGGAAGAGAATACAGTTTCCTATGCCTCAAAAAATGATGGAGCCATGCACGCGTGTGGGCATGATGGACACACAGCTTCCCTGCTCGGTTTAGCAGAAGCACTGCTCCCGTTTCAAAAGGAACTTCCCGGGACAGTCGTCTTTTTACATCAACACGCAGAGGAATATGCACCAGGAGGAGCTAAACCAATTGTTGAATCCGGAGCATTGAGTCATGTGGATGCCGTCTTTGGTACTCACTTATGGGTGAATGCGCCTACAGGAGTGATTCAGACTGCTAAAGGTCCTTTCATGGCAGGGGCTGACCGCTTTGAAATTACTATCCAAGGGAAGGGAGGTCATGGCGCCCAGCCTCACCAGACCAAAGACGCTATCGTCATCGCTTCGCAACTTGTCACATCACTTCAACAAGTGGTCAGCAGGCGAATCGATCCCTTGAAGACAGCTGTTGTGACAGTCGGCACATTCGAAGCTGGTCAGACATTCAATATTATTGCAGATTCTGCGAAATTGACAGGAACCGTCCGCACATTCGATCCAGAAGTACAAACATTAATCATCGATGAGATGGAGAAGATCATCAAAGGAACTTGCACGGGTCATGATGCGGAGTATGACTTCTTGTATGAAAAAGGATATCCACCAGTGGAAAATCACCCTGAAGAGGCAGAGTTGATCTTAAAAGACGCCCACCACGCGGACCCTTCGTTGAGAACCGAAGAAATCGAGCCCGTGATGGCCGGTGAAGATTTTGCCTATTATTTATTGGAAAAGCCTGGTACCTTCTATTTTACAGGCGCTCAAATTCCTGATCATTACTACCCTCACCACCATCCTAAGTTTGACTTTGATGAAAAGGCTCTTCCGCATGCAGCAAAAACATTGCTGCAAGCATTCATCAGTTACCAAGAAAAGCATATGAATTCTTAA
- a CDS encoding EcsC family protein, which produces MTYEETAKKEALRWSKSLDKRVSVIQRTSKRFQTSINEKIPDRVHGVVTESVRSMVEIALTSSEYIRPIEVDSSWTFEQREEKVRELIKQYKRTASFEGAGTGLGGFWLGLADFPLLLSIKMKFLFDAAQIYGLNVHSYQERVYVLHVFMLAFSSDEARGGVKEKVLNWEELSVSEKNVDWKTLQIEYRDTLDFVKLFQLLPGIGAVVGYVANGRLLGQLGETTIQSCRLRFL; this is translated from the coding sequence ATGACATATGAAGAGACAGCGAAAAAAGAAGCATTACGCTGGAGTAAGTCATTAGATAAGCGGGTTTCAGTCATACAGCGAACGTCTAAAAGGTTTCAAACATCGATCAATGAAAAAATCCCGGATCGCGTGCATGGGGTGGTGACAGAAAGCGTTCGTTCTATGGTAGAAATAGCGTTAACTTCATCTGAATATATCAGGCCGATAGAAGTGGACTCTTCTTGGACATTTGAACAACGTGAAGAAAAGGTGAGGGAACTTATAAAGCAGTATAAGCGTACGGCTTCATTTGAAGGAGCTGGGACTGGGCTTGGTGGATTTTGGCTAGGTTTAGCAGACTTTCCTCTTCTTCTTAGCATTAAAATGAAGTTTTTGTTCGATGCAGCACAAATTTATGGTCTTAACGTGCACTCTTACCAAGAGCGTGTTTATGTATTGCATGTATTCATGCTTGCTTTCTCGAGTGATGAAGCACGTGGCGGTGTGAAAGAGAAGGTGTTGAATTGGGAAGAACTTTCTGTTTCTGAGAAAAATGTAGACTGGAAGACGTTACAAATCGAATATCGGGATACGCTGGATTTTGTGAAGTTATTCCAGCTCTTACCGGGGATTGGAGCCGTTGTCGGCTATGTCGCTAATGGAAGGTTATTGGGACAATTAGGAGAGACGACAATCCAATCTTGCCGTCTCCGGTTTCTTTAA